From a single Crocosphaera sp. UHCC 0190 genomic region:
- a CDS encoding Bdr protein — translation MSQTPITVTYSLEEILGQINSKLDKLDDKFEDKFEQLENKVEAKFEQLDDKFETKFEQLENKFETKLDKLDEKFDAKFEILDEKVDHLQKDVISLTGDVKTLDAKVEGIGKRLDTQEFINRSVVVGFVLAIGTGAVKLFFPNFPH, via the coding sequence ATGAGTCAAACTCCGATAACCGTCACTTACTCTCTAGAAGAAATTTTAGGGCAAATTAACAGTAAATTAGATAAGCTTGATGACAAATTTGAGGATAAATTTGAGCAGCTTGAAAACAAAGTTGAGGCAAAATTTGAGCAGCTTGATGACAAATTTGAAACTAAATTTGAGCAGCTTGAAAACAAATTTGAAACTAAACTAGATAAGCTTGATGAGAAGTTTGATGCAAAATTTGAAATACTTGATGAGAAAGTTGATCACCTCCAAAAAGACGTAATTTCTTTAACAGGGGATGTCAAAACATTAGATGCTAAAGTAGAGGGAATTGGCAAACGCTTAGACACTCAAGAATTTATTAATCGTTCGGTTGTTGTGGGCTTTGTTTTAGCTATTGGGACAGGGGCCGTTAAGTTATTTTTTCCTAATTTTCCTCATTGA
- a CDS encoding NAD(P)/FAD-dependent oxidoreductase — MYKIHYIILYLVIFEIFLKIAMNYQVESSKSEHIYDVVIVGAGPVGLGIALGLKKRGVDNILVIDQTREFRQVGQVIDLLPNGLKAIKYLDPIAYDRVKEARFDISGSKQENQKDNSRFWHNRNLQGEIIRSIPLRFEDWFKQYGEGRISIRWYDLQTTLRKMLPTESVKANHRCISIEENADFITVNCASDTSIENNPFANWNLEKSAKKSNNSGDTQVEKITQNQKIKAKIIIGSDGINSTIRNQIYAHTELEKWSKPEYSGWTGISCFSIDNVPDSIIKELAEKYLKDNKIVSIISDTKKSKSTENIEARIILIRHQYNSMGFLFHGTLDLKLVQEQPNEFIIKYLVEIVEKSDYPDSIAQLIRLTPLDKIINRPYYIHSANIPVENQILWTKGRIILVGDAAHGMPPFAAQGANQGFEDAAIVTTLINKIVKNNDLDNQTIITKEFAKYEEIRRPFMVKMQTATMNNQKWSKQQWDDYQTMVYSRDFENFCNSIS, encoded by the coding sequence GTGTATAAAATCCATTATATAATATTATATCTAGTAATATTTGAAATATTTTTAAAAATAGCCATGAATTATCAAGTAGAATCTAGTAAAAGTGAGCATATTTATGATGTTGTAATTGTTGGTGCTGGCCCGGTAGGTTTGGGGATAGCTTTAGGACTAAAAAAACGAGGTGTTGATAATATTTTAGTTATTGATCAAACCCGTGAATTTCGCCAAGTCGGACAAGTTATTGATCTGCTACCTAATGGGTTAAAAGCTATTAAATATCTCGATCCTATTGCTTATGATAGAGTTAAAGAAGCGAGGTTTGATATCTCAGGATCTAAGCAAGAAAATCAGAAAGATAATTCAAGATTTTGGCATAATAGAAATCTACAAGGAGAGATTATACGTTCCATTCCTTTAAGGTTTGAAGACTGGTTTAAGCAATACGGTGAAGGTCGAATTTCTATTCGTTGGTATGATTTACAAACAACCCTCAGAAAAATGTTACCAACAGAATCAGTTAAAGCTAATCATCGTTGTATTAGTATAGAGGAAAATGCTGATTTTATAACCGTTAATTGTGCTTCAGACACAAGCATTGAGAATAATCCCTTTGCTAATTGGAACCTAGAAAAATCAGCAAAAAAAAGCAATAATTCAGGGGATACTCAAGTAGAGAAAATCACACAAAATCAAAAAATTAAAGCAAAAATTATTATTGGATCTGATGGAATTAATTCAACAATTCGCAACCAAATTTACGCCCATACAGAACTAGAAAAATGGTCAAAACCAGAATATTCTGGATGGACAGGAATTAGTTGTTTTTCTATTGACAATGTTCCTGATTCAATTATAAAAGAACTGGCAGAAAAATATCTCAAAGACAATAAAATTGTTAGTATTATTAGCGATACCAAGAAAAGTAAAAGCACAGAAAATATAGAAGCTAGAATTATCTTAATACGTCATCAATATAATTCTATGGGATTTTTATTTCATGGAACTCTAGATTTAAAATTAGTTCAAGAACAACCCAATGAATTTATTATTAAATATTTGGTTGAAATAGTAGAAAAATCAGATTATCCTGACAGTATTGCCCAGCTAATAAGATTAACTCCACTTGATAAAATTATTAATCGTCCCTATTATATTCATTCTGCAAATATTCCTGTTGAAAACCAAATTTTGTGGACGAAAGGACGTATTATATTAGTAGGAGATGCTGCCCACGGAATGCCACCTTTTGCTGCACAAGGAGCAAATCAAGGGTTTGAAGATGCTGCAATAGTTACTACTTTAATCAATAAAATTGTTAAAAATAATGATTTAGATAATCAAACAATAATCACCAAAGAATTTGCAAAATATGAAGAAATTCGCCGTCCTTTTATGGTTAAAATGCAAACAGCAACAATGAATAATCAAAAGTGGTCAAAACAGCAATGGGATGATTATCAAACAATGGTTTATAGTCGTGATTTTGAAAATTTTTGTAATAGCATTTCTTAA
- the argJ gene encoding bifunctional ornithine acetyltransferase/N-acetylglutamate synthase yields MTDWQEITGGITAPKGFKAAGMAAGLKPSGSPDLALIVSEIDAIAAGVFTTSQVRAACVDYCRQRLQKKASARAILCNAGQANAATGQQGWKDAVESAELLAQTLNISPDSVLLASTGVIGQRIKMDALKAGIPQLVERLSEDGGAAAAKAIITTDLVPKSIALETIMDDRPVRIGGIAKGSGMIHPNMATMLSFVTCDAAVSTVLWQQMLTQAANQSFNQITVDGDTSTNDSLIALANGQSRTAAITEMGSKNAQKLQAMLTEVCQYLAKAIARDGEGATCLVEVQVSGAPDDEAARRIAKTIAGSSLVKSAIFGRDPNWGRIAGAAGRAGVTFHQEDLQIKLGDFIMMENGQPLPFDRQAASNYMKQAAAGAYLKEDTVLISVCIGNGSGTGIAWGCDLSYDYVKINAEYTT; encoded by the coding sequence ATGACGGACTGGCAAGAGATTACAGGCGGTATTACAGCCCCCAAGGGGTTTAAAGCAGCAGGAATGGCGGCCGGATTAAAACCATCAGGATCGCCGGATTTAGCCTTGATTGTTTCAGAAATAGACGCGATCGCCGCAGGGGTGTTTACCACTTCTCAGGTAAGGGCTGCTTGTGTGGACTATTGTCGTCAACGTCTGCAAAAAAAAGCCAGTGCGAGGGCGATCCTTTGTAATGCCGGTCAAGCAAATGCGGCCACAGGGCAACAAGGATGGAAGGATGCGGTGGAAAGTGCGGAACTTTTGGCCCAAACCCTCAATATATCCCCTGACTCAGTGCTTTTAGCCTCTACAGGAGTGATCGGGCAACGGATCAAGATGGATGCGTTAAAGGCCGGTATTCCCCAGTTAGTAGAACGTCTCTCAGAAGATGGGGGCGCAGCGGCCGCTAAAGCGATTATAACCACAGATTTAGTCCCCAAATCTATCGCCCTAGAAACCATAATGGATGACCGTCCTGTCCGCATTGGAGGCATTGCTAAGGGGTCGGGGATGATTCACCCTAATATGGCTACTATGTTATCCTTTGTCACCTGTGATGCGGCGGTTTCTACCGTGTTGTGGCAACAAATGTTAACCCAAGCGGCTAACCAAAGTTTTAATCAAATTACGGTAGATGGGGATACCAGTACCAATGATAGTTTAATTGCTTTGGCTAATGGTCAATCCCGTACCGCAGCTATTACGGAAATGGGCAGTAAAAATGCTCAAAAATTACAAGCCATGTTAACAGAGGTTTGTCAATATTTGGCTAAGGCGATCGCCAGAGATGGAGAAGGGGCCACCTGTTTAGTGGAAGTGCAAGTATCGGGGGCCCCTGATGATGAGGCCGCGCGACGCATTGCTAAGACTATCGCGGGGTCATCTTTGGTAAAATCAGCCATTTTTGGTCGTGATCCCAACTGGGGAAGAATTGCGGGTGCTGCGGGCCGGGCCGGTGTTACCTTTCATCAAGAAGATCTCCAGATTAAATTGGGGGATTTTATTATGATGGAAAATGGTCAACCCCTACCTTTTGATCGTCAAGCTGCTAGTAATTATATGAAACAAGCGGCGGCCGGTGCTTACCTCAAAGAGGATACCGTATTGATATCAGTTTGTATTGGCAATGGTTCGGGAACTGGCATCGCTTGGGGTTGTGATTTAAGCTACGATTATGTTAAAATCAACGCCGAATATACTACCTAA
- a CDS encoding YwqG family protein: MKLPNQLEPLRKELEATVKSYLKIKPSFSHDLTLWESKFGGYPYFPKTLDYPKNPQGQPLVLLAQINFSDTLLLEGFPKEGILQFYIDSHHDLYGFDDEDMTNQAHFRVLYFDKIEFDESKLITDFSFLPNIDDLETFLPFIGSFSLIFEQKHEPISGCDYRLENLIEEFADESREGLDFCDLADEYLEFYDGEEHKLGGYPFFTQDDPRMDLDEDTEPYELLFQMRSDDEADIMWGDAGVGNFFIQPSALKKLDFSRVIYYYDCC, translated from the coding sequence ATGAAACTCCCTAACCAACTAGAACCCCTGAGAAAAGAGCTTGAAGCAACGGTTAAATCTTATCTAAAAATCAAACCTTCTTTTAGTCATGATTTAACCCTATGGGAAAGTAAATTTGGAGGATATCCCTATTTTCCCAAAACCTTAGATTATCCTAAAAATCCTCAAGGACAACCCTTAGTTTTATTAGCTCAAATAAATTTTTCTGATACCTTACTTTTAGAAGGATTTCCCAAAGAAGGAATCCTACAATTTTATATTGATAGTCATCATGATTTATATGGGTTTGATGATGAAGATATGACTAATCAAGCTCATTTTCGGGTACTTTATTTTGATAAAATTGAGTTTGATGAAAGTAAGTTAATTACAGACTTTAGCTTTTTACCAAACATCGACGATTTGGAAACATTTTTGCCTTTTATCGGCAGTTTTTCCTTGATATTTGAACAAAAACATGAACCCATAAGTGGCTGTGATTATCGCTTGGAAAATTTAATTGAAGAGTTTGCTGATGAGTCAAGAGAAGGCTTAGATTTTTGTGACTTAGCAGATGAATATTTAGAATTTTATGATGGAGAAGAACATAAATTAGGAGGTTATCCCTTTTTTACTCAAGATGATCCTAGAATGGACTTGGATGAAGATACAGAACCCTATGAATTATTATTCCAAATGAGGTCGGATGACGAGGCTGATATTATGTGGGGAGATGCAGGAGTTGGTAACTTTTTTATTCAACCTTCTGCCCTAAAAAAGTTAGATTTTAGTCGGGTTATTTATTATTATGATTGTTGCTAA
- a CDS encoding element excision factor XisH family protein translates to MFHNAVRKGLERENWLITDDPLRIKGFFLY, encoded by the coding sequence ATTTTTCACAATGCAGTGAGAAAAGGATTAGAAAGAGAGAATTGGCTGATTACGGATGACCCTTTAAGGATTAAAGGGTTCTTCCTTTATTAA
- a CDS encoding LCP family protein, producing the protein MSVKKSHPKNLSPKKSPTKKKPKGVSWMLLGLGLTSVSFASAATGAFLAVSLSATPLKQGSLTAEEAKVFSQDDAIAYKSLRLPELNRPVNVLVLGTKVLTSDLEEKVTEDVGYHALVNSFKGLSDTMLLLRFDPLDKKLTVLSIPRDTQAKINEKIKKINEANYDGGPALTAEVVSELLEGVPIDRYVRVNVQGVEKVIDALGGVKVYVPKDMKYKDDSQHLYIDLKQGEQHLGGTKAVEFLRFRYDQYGDIGRVQRQQMFMRALVEQALKPQTLLKMPEIFSIISAYIDTNLSVEELVALSGFASQTKRSNMQMLMLPGQFSGDGRHEISYWLPNHNQIQNMVATYFDQGQANLELEETDATRLRIAIQNSTEDPEVARNMVRYLREAGYRRIFISDQWSEPVQTTRILAQNGDDLGAANLRADLGMGEVLVESTGNLASDITIVLGKDWQQKYPSSSVPFKETSTKTRYQ; encoded by the coding sequence GTGTCAGTTAAAAAAAGCCATCCTAAAAATCTCTCCCCCAAAAAATCCCCTACCAAAAAGAAGCCCAAGGGTGTCAGTTGGATGTTACTGGGTTTAGGGTTAACAAGCGTTTCTTTCGCTTCAGCAGCGACGGGCGCATTTTTGGCCGTTTCTTTGTCAGCAACCCCCCTTAAACAAGGTTCCCTGACAGCAGAGGAAGCAAAAGTCTTTAGTCAAGATGATGCGATCGCCTATAAAAGTTTACGTCTTCCTGAATTAAATCGCCCCGTTAATGTATTAGTATTGGGGACAAAAGTTTTAACCTCAGATCTTGAAGAAAAAGTCACAGAAGATGTGGGTTATCATGCCTTAGTTAACTCCTTTAAAGGGTTATCTGATACCATGCTTCTCCTCAGATTTGATCCCCTTGACAAAAAGCTAACAGTATTATCAATTCCTAGGGATACTCAAGCTAAAATTAATGAAAAAATCAAAAAAATTAATGAAGCTAACTATGACGGTGGCCCTGCATTAACAGCAGAAGTGGTTAGCGAATTATTAGAAGGAGTTCCCATTGATCGTTATGTTAGAGTCAATGTGCAAGGAGTTGAGAAAGTAATTGATGCTTTGGGAGGGGTCAAAGTTTATGTTCCCAAAGATATGAAATATAAGGATGATAGTCAACATCTTTATATTGATCTGAAGCAAGGGGAACAACATTTAGGCGGGACAAAAGCAGTTGAATTTTTACGTTTTCGTTACGATCAATATGGGGATATTGGACGAGTACAACGGCAACAAATGTTTATGAGAGCTTTAGTTGAACAGGCATTGAAACCCCAAACATTATTAAAAATGCCGGAAATTTTTTCGATTATTAGTGCTTATATTGACACCAATTTAAGCGTCGAGGAATTAGTCGCTTTATCGGGTTTTGCCTCTCAAACAAAACGATCTAATATGCAAATGTTGATGCTTCCCGGCCAATTTAGTGGAGATGGTAGACACGAAATTAGTTATTGGTTGCCTAACCATAATCAAATTCAAAATATGGTAGCTACCTATTTTGATCAAGGCCAAGCTAATCTAGAGCTTGAAGAAACGGATGCTACTCGTTTAAGAATTGCCATTCAAAACAGCACAGAAGATCCAGAAGTAGCTCGTAATATGGTTCGTTATTTACGAGAGGCTGGTTATCGTCGGATATTTATTAGCGATCAATGGTCAGAACCTGTGCAAACTACCCGCATTTTAGCACAAAATGGTGATGATTTGGGTGCAGCAAATTTACGGGCCGATTTAGGTATGGGTGAAGTATTAGTAGAAAGTACCGGAAATTTAGCTTCTGATATTACTATTGTTTTAGGGAAAGACTGGCAGCAAAAATATCCTAGTTCTTCAGTTCCCTTTAAGGAAACTTCGACAAAGACTCGCTATCAATGA
- a CDS encoding DUF433 domain-containing protein: MGGTACIRGMRIPVSLVVNLIANGMSFEEIITEYSDLEGEDIRQSLQYAAYLF; the protein is encoded by the coding sequence ATGGGAGGTACAGCTTGTATTCGAGGGATGAGAATACCTGTTTCTTTGGTAGTTAATTTGATAGCTAATGGCATGAGTTTTGAGGAAATTATTACAGAATATTCTGATTTGGAAGGGGAGGATATTCGTCAATCTCTACAATATGCTGCATACCTTTTTTAA
- a CDS encoding PEP-CTERM sorting domain-containing protein (PEP-CTERM proteins occur, often in large numbers, in the proteomes of bacteria that also encode an exosortase, a predicted intramembrane cysteine proteinase. The presence of a PEP-CTERM domain at a protein's C-terminus predicts cleavage within the sorting domain, followed by covalent anchoring to some some component of the (usually Gram-negative) cell surface. Many PEP-CTERM proteins exhibit an unusual sequence composition that includes large numbers of potential glycosylation sites. Expression of one such protein has been shown restore the ability of a bacterium to form floc, a type of biofilm.) produces MDRVLLHAYWQPLPIPLNTTGSSQGVEVLYGGELGSDSNTIIEATSSGDAVFQQADRWFISSDQGAETDPILTFVRYGMGSVQAVFDSLSTLGSTSLLSGLSTTEQGEIVNWEPVGTQSTPEPSTLLGLGSLLLLGGLSKRKGKNAENRDQK; encoded by the coding sequence ATGGATCGAGTCCTACTGCACGCATACTGGCAACCTTTACCAATACCACTCAATACCACTGGTAGCAGTCAAGGGGTTGAGGTGTTGTATGGTGGTGAATTAGGTTCTGACAGCAATACTATTATTGAAGCCACCAGTAGTGGGGATGCTGTGTTCCAACAGGCAGATCGCTGGTTTATTAGCTCGGATCAGGGAGCAGAAACCGATCCGATCTTAACCTTTGTGCGCTATGGTATGGGATCAGTACAAGCGGTTTTTGATAGTCTTAGCACTTTGGGGAGTACCAGTCTTTTATCAGGACTTTCTACGACTGAGCAAGGTGAAATCGTTAACTGGGAGCCGGTGGGAACTCAAAGCACCCCTGAACCTTCCACGCTGTTAGGGTTAGGAAGTTTGTTACTTTTGGGCGGTTTATCTAAACGAAAGGGTAAAAATGCAGAAAACAGGGATCAAAAGTAG
- a CDS encoding DASH family cryptochrome — MSNKTILIWYRNDLRIHDHEALGQAIQEKALIIPFYCFDTRQFQTTSCGFPKTGNFRGKFLLESLDNLKKSLQKAGSDLIIRKGYPENIIPQLVKELSIDTVYFHQEVTAEEINIEKALQQNLSSLGVKFQGFWGSTLYHWDNLPFKVDQIPELFTNFRKKVEKNSTINPTFPTPKTLPKLPEIDLGKIPSIEELGLQNSIFDTRSVLNFKGGETEGIKRVNNYFWDNNCLKNYKETRNGMLGTDYSSKLSPWLAKGCLSPRYIYEEVQKYEEERVKNNSTYWLIFELLWRDYFRFICAKHGNKIFYPSGLQGLEIPWKEDSERFRLWQEGKTGYPLVDANMRELSATGFMSNRGRQNVASFLTKNLGINWIMGAEWFESLLIDYDVCSNYGNWNYTAGVGNDARGFRYFNITKQSKDYDPKGDYLKHWLPELKAIPGDKIHEPWQLSPEEQKRYNVIIGVNYPRPIVDFFTSVKANEKVYNQACS; from the coding sequence ATGTCTAACAAAACTATTTTAATTTGGTATCGTAATGATTTACGAATTCACGATCATGAAGCCTTAGGTCAAGCAATTCAAGAAAAAGCCCTAATTATTCCTTTTTATTGTTTTGATACTAGACAATTTCAAACGACTTCTTGTGGCTTTCCAAAAACAGGCAATTTTCGAGGTAAATTTTTATTGGAAAGTCTTGACAATTTAAAAAAATCTCTACAAAAAGCTGGTAGTGATTTAATTATTAGAAAAGGATATCCTGAAAACATAATCCCGCAATTAGTGAAAGAATTATCTATTGATACTGTTTATTTTCATCAAGAAGTTACCGCAGAAGAAATCAACATAGAAAAAGCTTTGCAGCAAAACTTATCAAGTCTTGGGGTTAAGTTTCAAGGGTTTTGGGGTTCAACCTTATATCATTGGGATAATTTACCATTTAAAGTTGATCAAATTCCTGAACTCTTTACCAATTTTCGTAAAAAAGTAGAAAAAAATTCTACTATAAATCCTACCTTTCCCACACCTAAAACATTACCAAAATTACCTGAAATAGATTTAGGTAAAATTCCAAGTATTGAAGAATTAGGCTTACAAAATTCTATTTTTGATACCAGAAGTGTCTTGAATTTTAAAGGAGGAGAAACTGAAGGTATTAAACGGGTAAATAACTATTTTTGGGATAATAATTGTCTTAAAAATTACAAAGAAACCAGAAATGGAATGTTAGGGACAGACTATTCTTCTAAATTATCTCCTTGGTTAGCAAAGGGTTGTCTGTCCCCTCGTTATATTTACGAAGAAGTACAAAAATATGAAGAAGAAAGAGTTAAAAATAATTCAACTTATTGGCTCATTTTTGAATTACTTTGGCGTGATTATTTCCGGTTTATTTGTGCCAAACATGGTAATAAAATATTTTATCCATCAGGGTTACAAGGATTAGAAATACCTTGGAAAGAAGACTCAGAAAGATTCAGATTATGGCAAGAAGGAAAGACAGGTTATCCTTTAGTTGATGCCAATATGAGAGAATTATCCGCCACAGGATTTATGTCAAACAGAGGTAGACAAAATGTTGCTAGTTTCTTGACTAAAAACTTAGGAATTAATTGGATAATGGGGGCAGAATGGTTTGAGTCATTATTAATTGATTATGATGTTTGTAGTAATTATGGTAACTGGAATTATACGGCAGGAGTAGGTAATGATGCCAGAGGATTTCGCTATTTTAATATTACCAAACAATCAAAAGATTATGATCCTAAAGGTGACTATTTAAAACATTGGTTGCCAGAATTAAAAGCCATTCCAGGAGATAAAATTCATGAACCTTGGCAACTATCCCCAGAAGAACAAAAACGCTATAATGTAATTATTGGGGTTAATTATCCCCGTCCAATTGTAGACTTTTTTACATCAGTCAAGGCTAATGAAAAAGTTTATAATCAGGCTTGTTCCTAA